The following coding sequences are from one Megamonas funiformis window:
- the fucP gene encoding L-fucose:H+ symporter permease, with amino-acid sequence MENNANTLSEKNVANNSSSIPVVPAQYRIYFFLLVSCFALWGLLNNMTDNLVPSFAKIFMIKAVDSSLVQVAFYGAYAVLAMPAAFIIKKYSYRVGVLVGLGFYMIGAFGYIPAAILQSYNLFLVSIFILAGGLSVLETTCNPFVLSLGAQETSVRRLNFAQAFNPVGSMAGLFLAKYIILANLNPADLDDRLAMSPAELSAIRDTELFWVCVPYVGLILIAFIIWVIFFRSKLNDKDGRVAMTVPQAFGKLLQNPRYYWGVITQFFYVGVQIAVWTWTIKYIMATKNIIEADAVNYYIYAMVLFIACRWLCTYLMKYFVPAKMMAIFALGGILCCLGTIYLPTSVSVYCLIAISGCMSLMFPTIYGIALRGLGAEVKFGAAGLIMAILGGAIITPIMGWLVDSSALSFMVSGFSTAEAAIRTAFYLPVVCFAVVLGYSLAFRKTND; translated from the coding sequence ATGGAAAATAATGCAAATACATTAAGTGAAAAAAATGTTGCAAATAATAGCAGCAGTATACCAGTAGTTCCTGCCCAATATAGAATTTATTTCTTCTTACTAGTATCTTGTTTTGCTCTTTGGGGCTTATTAAACAATATGACAGATAACTTAGTTCCTTCATTTGCTAAAATCTTTATGATTAAAGCAGTTGACTCTTCTTTAGTACAAGTTGCTTTCTATGGTGCATATGCTGTACTCGCTATGCCAGCAGCATTTATCATTAAAAAATATTCCTATCGTGTTGGTGTTTTAGTAGGTCTTGGTTTCTATATGATAGGTGCATTTGGTTATATCCCAGCTGCTATTTTGCAAAGTTATAATTTATTCTTAGTATCAATCTTTATCTTAGCTGGTGGTTTATCCGTATTAGAAACAACATGTAATCCATTCGTATTATCTTTAGGTGCACAAGAAACAAGCGTTCGCAGATTGAATTTCGCTCAAGCATTCAACCCTGTAGGTTCAATGGCTGGCTTATTCTTAGCAAAATATATTATCTTAGCAAACTTGAATCCTGCTGATTTAGATGATAGACTAGCTATGTCCCCTGCTGAACTTTCCGCTATCAGAGATACAGAACTTTTCTGGGTATGTGTTCCTTATGTTGGCTTAATCTTAATTGCATTCATCATTTGGGTTATCTTCTTTAGAAGTAAATTAAATGATAAAGATGGTCGTGTAGCAATGACTGTTCCTCAAGCATTTGGTAAATTATTACAAAATCCTCGTTATTATTGGGGCGTTATCACTCAGTTCTTCTATGTAGGTGTACAAATCGCAGTTTGGACATGGACTATTAAATATATCATGGCTACAAAAAATATCATTGAAGCTGACGCTGTTAACTACTATATTTACGCAATGGTATTATTTATCGCTTGCAGATGGCTCTGCACATATTTAATGAAATACTTTGTTCCTGCAAAAATGATGGCAATTTTCGCTTTAGGCGGTATCTTATGTTGCCTTGGTACAATTTATTTACCAACATCTGTATCTGTATATTGCTTAATTGCAATTTCTGGTTGCATGAGCTTAATGTTCCCAACAATTTATGGTATTGCTCTTCGTGGTCTTGGTGCTGAAGTAAAATTCGGTGCAGCAGGTTTAATCATGGCTATCTTAGGTGGTGCAATAATCACTCCTATCATGGGCTGGTTAGTTGACTCTAGTGCATTAAGCTTCATGGTTAGTGGTTTCTCCACAGCAGAAGCAGCTATTAGAACAGCATTCTATTTACCTGTAGTATGTTTTGCAGTTGTTTTAGGATATTCTTTAGCTTTCCGCAAAACAAATGATTAA
- a CDS encoding tyrosine-type recombinase/integrase encodes MANLIKIDDNDFLVKDYLRQEEINENTLLLNYKTLLKRYLSQGEPSEDTLRSYCSAIDSYIKWCLTNKVHPLKITEYQFMYYRDFLIKMNMKKGSIKVKLNAIKQFYNIAVKLKLIENSPAKDVGVKIHEASEISPMKFLTLEQLRDLLNIIPDYDEKHIEYLRDKIIIMLMALEGLRTVEVHRMSVNDINWEMKTIYIHGKGHNDFIYPRDDVLFLLQAYLKIRPFDFAFIDEFGEPVFTTLTNQVKGKRMDRRGIRYNVDKWLTKAGLKKEGISCHMLRHTCGTLLYKDTKDLQIVKQVLRHSNVNITSKYAHIYNKMDKRYTTGINLNENITTEDKKKAHK; translated from the coding sequence TTGGCAAATTTAATAAAAATAGATGACAATGATTTTTTAGTAAAAGATTATTTACGACAAGAAGAGATAAATGAAAATACTTTATTATTGAATTATAAAACTTTATTGAAACGATATCTTTCTCAAGGTGAACCATCAGAAGACACTTTAAGAAGTTATTGTTCTGCTATTGATAGTTATATAAAATGGTGTTTGACAAATAAAGTGCATCCATTAAAGATAACAGAATATCAATTTATGTACTATCGAGATTTTTTAATAAAAATGAATATGAAAAAAGGTAGTATTAAGGTAAAGCTAAATGCGATAAAACAATTCTATAATATTGCTGTAAAATTAAAATTAATAGAAAATAGCCCTGCTAAAGATGTAGGTGTAAAAATACATGAAGCAAGTGAAATCTCTCCTATGAAATTTCTTACATTAGAACAACTACGAGATTTATTAAATATTATACCTGATTACGATGAAAAACATATTGAATATTTAAGAGATAAAATCATCATTATGCTTATGGCATTAGAAGGATTGAGAACAGTGGAAGTTCATCGCATGTCTGTTAATGATATAAATTGGGAGATGAAGACAATATATATTCATGGTAAAGGGCATAATGATTTTATTTATCCTCGTGATGATGTTTTATTTCTATTACAAGCATATTTAAAAATACGACCATTTGATTTTGCCTTTATTGATGAATTTGGAGAGCCAGTATTTACAACTTTGACTAATCAAGTGAAAGGAAAAAGAATGGATAGACGAGGTATTCGCTATAATGTAGATAAATGGCTGACTAAAGCAGGATTAAAAAAAGAAGGTATAAGCTGTCATATGCTCCGCCATACATGTGGTACTTTACTTTATAAAGATACAAAAGATTTACAAATAGTAAAGCAAGTTTTACGTCATAGCAATGTTAATATAACTAGTAAATATGCTCACATCTATAATAAAATGGATAAACGTTATACTACTGGCATTAATTTAAATGAAAACATAACTACTGAAGATAAAAAAAAGGCACACAAATAA
- a CDS encoding class II aldolase/adducin family protein has protein sequence MAYEEIKEQICDICHKMWQLGWVAANDGNITVKLDDGTFLATPTGISKSFITPEKLVRINAEGEILEANEGYRPSSEIKMHLRCYADREDVGAVLHAHPPTATGFAVAHVPLDRYDMIETVVALGSIPITPYGTPSTYEVPEAIAPYIQEHDAVLLENHGALTVGSNLVEAYYKMETLELFAKINLNAYLLGGPKEISRENIDKLINLRSYYGVKGRHPGYKHYKED, from the coding sequence ATGGCTTACGAAGAAATAAAAGAACAGATATGCGATATTTGTCATAAAATGTGGCAATTAGGTTGGGTTGCTGCTAATGATGGTAATATAACAGTAAAATTAGATGATGGCACTTTCCTTGCTACACCAACAGGAATTAGCAAAAGTTTCATCACTCCTGAAAAATTAGTACGTATTAATGCAGAAGGCGAAATTTTAGAAGCTAATGAAGGATATAGACCATCTTCTGAAATCAAAATGCATTTACGTTGCTATGCTGACCGTGAAGATGTAGGTGCAGTGCTTCACGCACATCCCCCAACAGCTACTGGCTTTGCTGTAGCTCATGTACCTTTAGATAGATATGATATGATTGAAACAGTAGTAGCATTAGGTTCTATTCCTATCACCCCTTATGGAACACCTTCTACTTACGAGGTACCTGAAGCTATTGCACCTTACATTCAAGAACATGATGCTGTATTATTAGAAAATCACGGTGCATTGACTGTTGGTTCTAATTTGGTGGAAGCTTATTACAAAATGGAAACATTAGAATTATTTGCTAAAATCAACTTAAATGCTTATCTTTTAGGTGGACCAAAAGAAATTTCTCGTGAAAATATTGATAAACTCATCAACTTACGCAGCTACTATGGCGTAAAAGGTAGACACCCAGGTTATAAACATTATAAAGAAGACTAA
- a CDS encoding RbsD/FucU family protein produces the protein MLKNIPKILSPELLKVLCEMGHSDRIVIADGNFPAESMGKNAIVIRCDGHGVPELLDAILKVFPLDIYVDKPVNLMEVMPGDTVETPIWDTYKEIVAKHDERGANAIGNIERFAFYEEAKTAYAIIATSEKALYANIMLQKGVVVD, from the coding sequence ATGTTAAAAAATATTCCTAAAATATTATCACCTGAATTATTAAAAGTACTTTGTGAAATGGGTCATAGCGATAGAATTGTTATCGCCGATGGAAATTTCCCAGCAGAGTCCATGGGTAAAAATGCAATAGTAATCAGATGTGATGGACATGGTGTTCCTGAATTATTAGATGCAATTTTAAAAGTTTTCCCATTAGATATTTATGTTGATAAACCTGTTAATCTCATGGAAGTAATGCCTGGTGATACAGTAGAAACTCCTATTTGGGATACTTATAAAGAAATCGTAGCTAAACATGATGAACGTGGAGCAAATGCTATCGGCAATATTGAAAGATTTGCTTTCTACGAAGAAGCTAAAACAGCTTATGCTATTATCGCTACAAGTGAAAAAGCTCTTTATGCTAATATCATGTTGCAAAAAGGTGTTGTAGTAGATTAA
- a CDS encoding rhamnulokinase encodes MKKDVKVLALDFGASSGRAIIGSFDGEKISLKEIHRFTNDPVILLDTMYWDVLRLFHDIKIGLIKAKQEGEIKSLGIDTWGVDFGLLNKDGKLLENPVHYRDARTKGMMEKVFAKLDKDTVYSITGNQFMELNTLFQLMALKENQPELLQKAETLLLMPDLLNYFLSNEKCTEYTIASTTQLLDAKNKTWSSEIIENLDLPKNIFTKIVQPGTKIGKLSKQISEELGINEIDVIAVAGHDTQSAMVAVPTQEDDFIFLSCGTWSLLGTELKTPIINETSASLNITNEGGADNKTSFLKNIIGLWLIQESRRQWIREGKEYGFGELEQMASKVGMINSFIDTDSEEFIPAGNIPKRIQEYCKRTGQYVPQNEAEIVRCIDQSLAVKYRFALEQIEMATGKKYDTLNIIGGGIQSKLLCQLTADVCGRKVVAGPVEATVMGNIALQLMALGEIKDIKEARKIIANSENVTVYEPQKDENWDEIYKNVKESLLC; translated from the coding sequence ATGAAAAAAGATGTTAAGGTTTTAGCCTTAGATTTTGGAGCTTCTAGTGGTAGAGCTATCATTGGTAGTTTTGATGGTGAAAAAATTTCTTTGAAAGAAATTCATCGCTTCACAAATGATCCTGTGATTTTATTAGATACTATGTACTGGGACGTATTAAGATTATTTCATGATATAAAGATTGGTTTGATTAAAGCAAAACAAGAAGGTGAAATAAAAAGCCTAGGTATAGATACATGGGGCGTGGATTTTGGTCTTTTAAATAAAGATGGCAAACTTTTAGAAAATCCTGTTCATTATAGAGATGCTAGAACAAAAGGTATGATGGAAAAAGTTTTTGCTAAATTGGATAAAGATACTGTTTATAGTATTACAGGAAATCAATTTATGGAATTAAATACTCTTTTCCAATTGATGGCATTGAAAGAAAATCAACCTGAATTATTGCAAAAAGCTGAAACTTTATTATTAATGCCGGATTTATTAAATTATTTCTTATCTAATGAAAAATGTACGGAATATACAATAGCATCCACAACTCAATTATTAGATGCTAAAAACAAAACTTGGTCTTCAGAAATTATTGAAAATTTGGATTTACCGAAAAATATATTCACTAAAATTGTTCAACCAGGAACAAAAATTGGTAAGTTAAGCAAACAAATCAGCGAAGAATTAGGAATAAATGAAATAGATGTAATTGCTGTAGCAGGACATGATACTCAATCAGCTATGGTAGCAGTACCAACTCAAGAAGATGACTTCATATTCTTATCTTGTGGTACATGGTCCTTATTAGGTACAGAATTAAAAACACCTATAATCAACGAAACTTCCGCAAGTTTGAATATTACTAATGAAGGCGGAGCAGATAATAAAACTTCCTTCTTAAAAAATATCATTGGCTTATGGCTCATTCAAGAAAGTCGTCGTCAATGGATTAGAGAAGGTAAAGAATATGGCTTCGGTGAACTCGAACAGATGGCTAGTAAAGTAGGCATGATAAATTCCTTCATTGATACAGATAGTGAAGAATTTATTCCAGCAGGTAATATTCCAAAACGAATTCAAGAATATTGCAAGCGCACAGGTCAATACGTTCCTCAAAATGAAGCAGAAATCGTTCGTTGTATCGATCAGAGCTTAGCTGTTAAATACAGATTTGCTTTAGAACAGATTGAAATGGCTACTGGCAAAAAATATGATACATTAAACATCATTGGTGGCGGTATTCAAAGTAAATTATTATGTCAATTAACAGCTGATGTTTGTGGTAGAAAAGTAGTAGCAGGCCCTGTAGAAGCTACAGTAATGGGAAATATTGCACTTCAGTTAATGGCGTTAGGTGAAATAAAAGATATTAAAGAAGCACGCAAAATAATTGCTAATTCTGAAAATGTTACTGTTTATGAACCTCAAAAAGATGAAAATTGGGACGAAATATATAAAAATGTTAAGGAGAGTCTATTATGTTAA
- a CDS encoding HK97 family phage prohead protease, with the protein MNTNDKGLRISLDIIGTNNGTDVYKLIKRGDVNKMSFAFTVKSERTEVDKENKIYTRTITAFDKIYDVAVIDFPAYDGTSIQARSKEYFVDLEKDLQKSKEEKDYCL; encoded by the coding sequence ATGAATACTAATGATAAAGGTCTTAGAATTAGTCTTGATATTATTGGTACTAACAATGGTACAGATGTATATAAACTTATTAAACGTGGTGATGTAAACAAGATGAGTTTTGCTTTTACTGTAAAAAGTGAGCGAACTGAAGTTGATAAAGAAAATAAGATTTATACACGTACAATAACTGCTTTTGATAAAATTTATGATGTGGCGGTTATAGATTTTCCAGCATATGACGGAACATCTATACAGGCACGAAGTAAAGAATATTTTGTGGACCTAGAAAAAGATTTACAAAAAAGCAAAGAAGAAAAAGATTATTGCTTATGA
- a CDS encoding AAA family ATPase: protein MKNNVIAISRQYGSGGRELANILAEKLGYKLYDRQIVHMAAAQLGISGMSESQLKEFEDNVPPLSLKFMPFYIFGMSGAKPMNHKMFEQESEIIRRLAKDGNCIILGRCADAVLQGNENVCSVFVCANDEYREERGRTVYDGKSVIELNQEDAKRAEYYAYYTGKEWGNPKNYDLSVNTSHKSLEDIADVIIEYINKK, encoded by the coding sequence GTGAAAAATAATGTTATAGCAATCAGTCGTCAATATGGTAGTGGCGGTCGTGAACTCGCAAATATTTTAGCTGAAAAATTAGGTTATAAATTATATGATAGACAAATCGTGCATATGGCTGCTGCTCAATTAGGTATTAGTGGCATGAGTGAAAGTCAATTAAAAGAATTTGAAGATAATGTGCCACCACTTTCTCTTAAATTCATGCCATTTTACATTTTTGGTATGAGCGGTGCTAAACCAATGAACCATAAAATGTTTGAACAAGAATCTGAAATTATTCGCCGTTTAGCTAAAGATGGTAATTGCATTATTCTTGGTAGATGTGCAGATGCTGTTTTACAAGGCAATGAAAATGTATGTTCTGTGTTTGTTTGTGCAAATGATGAATATCGTGAAGAACGCGGTAGAACAGTATATGATGGAAAATCTGTTATTGAATTAAATCAAGAAGATGCTAAAAGAGCTGAGTATTATGCTTATTATACAGGCAAAGAATGGGGAAATCCTAAAAATTATGATTTAAGTGTTAATACTAGCCATAAATCCCTTGAAGATATTGCAGATGTAATTATTGAATATATCAATAAAAAATAA
- a CDS encoding TIGR04076 family protein codes for MAKRPKIKITLIDRKGPCGCHRGHKIGDSFDFDTQRGELCPMAMHVAFPYIDILRYGGSIPNQPKGTAVFCCPDVDTINVFRIEKEDI; via the coding sequence ATGGCAAAACGCCCTAAAATAAAAATAACATTAATCGATAGAAAAGGACCTTGCGGTTGTCATCGCGGTCATAAGATAGGTGATAGTTTTGATTTTGATACACAACGTGGCGAATTATGCCCTATGGCGATGCATGTAGCATTTCCTTATATTGATATCTTAAGATATGGTGGTTCTATACCTAATCAACCAAAAGGCACAGCTGTATTTTGTTGCCCAGACGTAGATACCATAAACGTCTTTAGAATAGAGAAGGAAGATATTTAA